In Gimesia benthica, a single window of DNA contains:
- a CDS encoding sulfatase: MRLLLMIALLCLVSTPLQAAQKPNILFIAIDDQNDWIGCLKGHPQIKTPNIDKVASRGTLFTNAHCQSPLCNPSRTSLMTGLRPTTTGIYGLAPWFRNVDRFKDRVSLPQYLEQNGYKTYSTGKIYHGGYGRKKTDKEFNVIGPPAGVGVKPPKKLVNTPNPHPLVDWGTFPHKDEDKGDWKVASWAVDQLNKKPTEPFFLSVGFFLPHVPCYATQKWFDLYPADTVQLPPVLDVDRNDTPRFSWYLHWKLPEPRLKFLKEANEWHNLVRSYLACTSFVDSQVGRVVDALEKNNLAENTIIVIWSDHGWHLGEKLITGKNTLWERSTRVPLIFAGPGITEGAVCSKPAELLDIYPTLVELSSLPPRTDLEGHSLVPQLKDANTPRKWPAITSHNRNNTTVRTENYRYIHYADGSEEFYDMQQDPAEWKNLIGDPNYAKLIEEHRTWLPTVNEKPAPGSKHRILRYENGQANWEEEDIKNDDPIPEL, from the coding sequence ATGCGCTTGCTCCTGATGATCGCTCTTCTCTGTCTCGTCTCCACACCGCTCCAGGCGGCTCAGAAACCGAATATTCTGTTCATCGCCATCGACGATCAGAACGACTGGATCGGCTGCCTCAAAGGTCACCCCCAGATCAAGACCCCCAACATCGACAAAGTCGCCTCCCGCGGAACTCTGTTTACCAACGCCCACTGCCAGTCCCCCCTCTGTAATCCTTCGCGGACCAGCCTGATGACCGGCCTGCGACCCACGACCACCGGCATCTATGGACTGGCCCCCTGGTTCCGCAACGTCGATCGTTTCAAAGATCGCGTGTCGCTCCCCCAGTATCTGGAGCAAAACGGTTATAAAACTTACAGCACCGGCAAAATTTACCACGGCGGCTACGGTCGCAAGAAAACCGATAAAGAATTCAACGTCATCGGCCCCCCTGCCGGGGTCGGCGTGAAGCCTCCCAAAAAACTGGTCAACACCCCCAACCCGCATCCTCTCGTCGACTGGGGCACTTTCCCACACAAGGATGAAGACAAAGGCGACTGGAAGGTTGCCAGCTGGGCCGTGGATCAGTTGAACAAAAAACCGACCGAACCCTTCTTCCTCTCGGTTGGCTTCTTTCTGCCGCACGTCCCCTGCTACGCCACGCAGAAGTGGTTCGACCTCTACCCCGCGGACACTGTCCAGCTGCCTCCCGTGCTGGATGTCGACCGCAACGACACACCCCGCTTCTCCTGGTACCTGCACTGGAAACTTCCCGAGCCCCGGCTCAAGTTTCTCAAGGAAGCCAACGAGTGGCACAACCTGGTGCGGTCTTACCTCGCCTGCACCAGTTTCGTCGACAGCCAGGTCGGACGCGTCGTTGACGCACTCGAGAAAAACAACCTGGCCGAAAATACGATCATCGTGATCTGGTCCGATCACGGCTGGCACCTGGGTGAGAAACTGATCACTGGCAAGAACACGCTCTGGGAACGTTCGACCCGCGTCCCCCTCATCTTCGCCGGTCCGGGCATCACCGAAGGCGCCGTCTGCAGTAAGCCGGCCGAACTCCTGGATATCTATCCCACGCTGGTCGAACTCAGCAGCCTGCCTCCCCGTACCGACCTCGAGGGGCACTCGCTCGTCCCCCAGCTCAAGGACGCCAACACGCCCCGCAAGTGGCCCGCCATCACGTCCCATAACCGCAACAACACCACGGTCCGCACGGAAAATTATCGCTATATTCACTACGCTGACGGATCGGAAGAGTTTTATGACATGCAGCAGGATCCCGCGGAATGGAAAAATCTCATCGGCGATCCCAATTATGCAAAATTGATTGAAGAACATCGCACCTGGCTGCCCACGGTCAACGAAAAGCCCGCGCCCGGCAGCAAGCATCGCATCCTGCGGTACGAAAACGGTCAGGCAAACTGGGAAGAAGAAGACATCAAAAACGATGATCCGATTCCTGAGTTGTAA
- a CDS encoding response regulator transcription factor, producing MQRLQKLPEYYQPRVYIVEDDEAVRDSCAMLIQSSGLSVEAFSSAEEFLRSTAADSCGCLLTDLQLTGCNGLDLLKQMKSAGYRLPAILVSGSLDPTTTGCAVEEGAFAILEKPYPVQSLQEAVITAIENDSQQRTCK from the coding sequence ATGCAACGACTGCAGAAACTGCCAGAGTATTACCAGCCGCGCGTCTATATCGTCGAGGATGACGAGGCGGTCAGGGACTCCTGCGCCATGCTGATCCAGAGCAGCGGATTGAGTGTGGAAGCCTTTTCCTCCGCCGAGGAGTTCTTGCGCAGCACCGCCGCCGATTCCTGTGGCTGCCTGCTCACCGATCTCCAGCTGACCGGCTGTAACGGACTGGATCTGTTAAAACAGATGAAGTCCGCCGGCTACCGTCTGCCCGCGATTCTGGTTTCAGGCTCCCTGGATCCAACCACCACCGGCTGCGCCGTCGAAGAAGGCGCGTTCGCAATCCTGGAGAAACCGTACCCGGTGCAATCACTGCAGGAAGCCGTGATCACCGCCATCGAAAATGATTCCCAACAGCGCACCTGTAAGTAA
- a CDS encoding DUF1573 domain-containing protein, with product MSIKVSQSNERIRITDFSPLALLVSLAVIGFMGAMFFQLSDDWLLPADFIKKSSRDLVDWSPYQDTVLFFAAMSLLAYAFAWVGTYTSVVFDLSAGEVRWKRISVLGRKSLTFPLSSVTDLFVESGQALGTRSRDRYHCKVLLCVEGQFLDLSKGETRVDAKELTQYRELIQEARAAIWPEGKPPAEGSALPPTDDPQQVLQRAGLSETSPGVYCLNRFHAVVLVAVATLLFLLYQLLCDVPAYWGTFQQGVGGFHVLQIVLAFLAMTIVPVCLAGGVFLFATIGLWDRIFIDTRRREVRTGHIGFFSWSRRRYEFDEIVEVRVQEHADDADARFGVLGSYWQVVLVTRDAETIPVNDSAYGVEHQVACNWLAVALNTLLEVKSETRATPAVEQTESRGRLMKRPVRMAFSIMLALFAGMTAIAFLSYDASEGPQTAAAEEKSGLPPLDAETLAHPPEVSVKPATFDFGTVNLFSTIHPQFELTNRGEGPLRLGKLTASRNEIYPEVEKQVLQPGESTVLEFEYKLGSQRGQHAYTVTVETNDPQRRELQLQVTGEAVPLIATDPHPLVIPKTEGEAAVGTVMVTTRKDAPFQIVGSETSGKHVSVKIEPVEEGRQYKVTVTVQKDADIQQGKRSRFSEWVHLQTDDKGKYGQLAFAVKGEFAR from the coding sequence GTGTCGATCAAGGTTTCACAATCGAACGAGCGAATCCGAATTACCGATTTTTCTCCTCTCGCGCTGCTGGTGTCGCTGGCTGTGATCGGTTTCATGGGGGCGATGTTTTTCCAACTGAGCGACGATTGGCTGCTGCCCGCGGATTTCATTAAAAAATCCAGTAGAGACCTGGTCGACTGGTCGCCTTACCAGGATACGGTGCTCTTTTTCGCTGCGATGAGTCTGCTGGCGTACGCGTTCGCCTGGGTGGGAACTTACACAAGCGTGGTGTTCGATTTGTCCGCCGGCGAGGTGCGGTGGAAACGGATTTCGGTGCTCGGCAGAAAGTCACTCACGTTTCCGTTGTCGTCGGTGACGGATCTGTTCGTGGAAAGTGGTCAGGCCCTGGGAACCCGTTCCCGCGACCGCTATCACTGTAAAGTGCTGCTCTGCGTAGAGGGACAGTTTCTGGATCTGTCTAAGGGAGAAACCAGGGTCGATGCGAAAGAGCTGACTCAGTATCGGGAGCTGATCCAGGAGGCCCGGGCGGCAATCTGGCCGGAGGGGAAACCTCCGGCGGAGGGGAGTGCATTACCACCGACGGATGATCCGCAACAGGTGCTGCAACGCGCGGGGTTGTCTGAAACGTCCCCCGGGGTTTACTGTTTGAACCGGTTTCATGCCGTGGTACTTGTGGCTGTGGCGACGCTGTTGTTTCTGCTGTATCAACTGTTGTGTGATGTGCCCGCGTACTGGGGGACTTTTCAACAGGGCGTGGGTGGGTTCCATGTGCTGCAGATCGTCCTCGCGTTTCTGGCAATGACCATTGTTCCGGTCTGCCTGGCGGGGGGCGTGTTTCTTTTCGCGACGATCGGTCTGTGGGATCGGATCTTCATCGATACACGACGGCGGGAAGTTCGCACGGGGCACATCGGTTTTTTCAGCTGGTCGCGGCGGCGGTATGAGTTTGACGAGATTGTCGAAGTGCGTGTGCAGGAACATGCCGATGACGCTGATGCCCGCTTTGGTGTGCTGGGAAGCTACTGGCAGGTGGTACTGGTGACCCGTGATGCGGAGACGATTCCCGTCAATGACAGTGCTTATGGAGTTGAGCACCAGGTTGCATGCAACTGGCTGGCTGTGGCGCTGAACACGTTGCTGGAGGTGAAATCCGAAACGAGGGCGACGCCGGCGGTGGAACAGACAGAGTCCCGCGGCAGGCTGATGAAACGGCCCGTGCGGATGGCGTTCAGTATAATGCTGGCGCTGTTTGCGGGAATGACGGCGATTGCCTTTTTGAGCTATGATGCCAGTGAAGGTCCACAAACCGCGGCTGCGGAAGAGAAGAGCGGGCTGCCCCCCCTGGATGCAGAGACGCTGGCCCATCCGCCGGAGGTCAGTGTGAAACCGGCGACCTTCGACTTTGGGACCGTAAACCTGTTCTCGACGATTCATCCACAATTTGAGCTGACTAACCGGGGGGAGGGGCCGCTCAGGCTGGGCAAGCTGACGGCATCGCGGAATGAGATTTATCCGGAGGTGGAAAAGCAGGTGCTGCAGCCGGGCGAATCGACGGTGCTGGAGTTTGAATACAAGCTGGGTTCGCAGCGAGGCCAGCATGCATATACGGTAACCGTCGAGACGAACGATCCGCAGCGGCGAGAGTTGCAGCTGCAGGTGACCGGTGAGGCGGTGCCTCTGATTGCGACCGATCCGCATCCGCTGGTGATTCCCAAAACTGAGGGAGAGGCGGCGGTAGGTACTGTTATGGTGACGACCAGGAAAGACGCGCCGTTTCAGATTGTAGGATCGGAAACGAGCGGCAAGCATGTATCAGTGAAAATCGAACCGGTCGAAGAGGGGCGGCAGTACAAGGTGACTGTGACCGTTCAGAAAGACGCGGATATTCAGCAGGGGAAACGGAGCCGGTTTTCCGAATGGGTGCACCTGCAAACCGACGACAAGGGGAAATATGGGCAGCTGGCGTTTGCGGTGAAGGGCGAGTTTGCCCGCTGA